In the genome of Achromobacter sp. MFA1 R4, the window ACGGCGCGCGCCGCGGGCCAGGCCGCCCTCGCCCAGGCAAACCGCTTCCACCTGCGGGCCGCCGGGCAGCGACAGGAACACCACGTCGGCGCGTTCGGCCACCTCGGCCACCGAGCCGGCGCGGTGCGCGCCGGTGCCGTCCAGCAGGGCGTGGGCCTGCGGGTTCGTGTCAAAGGCGATGACGTCGCCGGCGTGCTTGACGGCCATGTTGCGGCACATCGGGCCGCCCATCACGCCCAGGCCGATAAAGCCGATCACGGGTAGGGTATCTGCGGTCATGCGTGGCTCCTGTCTGCGTCGGCGGTCGTCAGTCCATCCACATGCCGCCGCTGATGTCCAGCGACGTGCCCGTGATCCAGTTGGAGGCGGGCGAGCACAGGAACAGTGCCGCCTGCGCGATGTCGTCGGCGTTGCCGTAGCGGCCCAGCGGCACGGTGCCGTTGGCCGAGGGCGCGCCGCCGCTGGTGACGCTGGCCCACATCGCCGTCTCGACGGGTCCCGGGGCCAGGGTGTTGGCATAGACGCCGTGCGGCGCGCCGGCCTTGGCGATCCAGCGCATCATGCCGTGCACGGCCGCCTTGGACGCGACGTAGGCCGGTCCCGACGCCACGCCGCCGTTCTTGGCCGCGATGGAGCCGGCCGCCAGGATCTTGCCGAAGCCCTGCCGGCACATCAGCGGAAACAGCTTGCGCGCCGGATTGACCACGCCGCGCACGTTGACGGACATCACCGCGTCCCATTCGTCATCGGTGCTGTCGCCCAGCGGCGTGCGGGCGATGATGCCCGCGCACAGCACCAGGATGTCGATCCGGCCGTATTCGGCCAGCACCGCGT includes:
- a CDS encoding SDR family NAD(P)-dependent oxidoreductase, with amino-acid sequence MAQHLSGPANLEGQVAFITGGAGAMGQAIAKAFRQAGARVIATDRVAPEELGQALGGGIDYRRYDVTSRAETDQVIDAVLAEYGRIDILVLCAGIIARTPLGDSTDDEWDAVMSVNVRGVVNPARKLFPLMCRQGFGKILAAGSIAAKNGGVASGPAYVASKAAVHGMMRWIAKAGAPHGVYANTLAPGPVETAMWASVTSGGAPSANGTVPLGRYGNADDIAQAALFLCSPASNWITGTSLDISGGMWMD